A portion of the Parasedimentitalea marina genome contains these proteins:
- a CDS encoding response regulator transcription factor produces MGRHVVLVEDEPNIIEAIRFLLTREGWTVEAHADGSDAVEVIKAANPDLVILDLMLPGKSGMEIIKDLRDEEALRNLPVLMLTARGQARDRDMAEKAGVSRFMTKPFSNTEVLAAVRDLHAQANQG; encoded by the coding sequence ATGGGCCGACACGTCGTTTTGGTCGAGGATGAGCCTAATATCATTGAGGCGATCCGGTTTTTGCTGACCAGGGAAGGCTGGACTGTCGAAGCCCACGCGGACGGCAGTGATGCGGTCGAGGTGATCAAGGCGGCGAATCCCGATCTGGTGATTCTGGACCTGATGCTGCCCGGAAAAAGCGGCATGGAGATCATTAAGGATCTCCGGGACGAGGAGGCCTTGCGCAATCTGCCGGTGCTGATGCTGACCGCACGGGGGCAGGCGCGGGACCGGGATATGGCTGAAAAGGCCGGGGTCAGCCGCTTTATGACAAAACCATTTTCCAACACCGAAGTTTTGGCCGCGGTGCGGGATCTGCACGCGCAGGCCAATCAGGGATGA
- a CDS encoding branched-chain amino acid ABC transporter permease, which produces MDAILLQILNGLDKGSAYALIALGLTLIFGTLGVVNFAHGALFMIGAFCAVTVQRIFNISYETVDESQTDFLGNALVVKTPYIESWFGPQMGGAIIDWAVPLAILFTVPIMIFVGYAMERGLIKHFYKRPHADQILVTFGLAIVLQEVVKYFYGANPIQTPAPEALSGIVNLGAIIGMDIVYPVWRVVYFFFSLVVIGGIFSFLQFTTFGMVVRAGMADRETVGLLGINIDKRFTVMFGIAAAVAGLAGVMYTPINSPNYHMGMDFLVLSFVVVVVGGMGSLPGAVLAGFMLGILESFASMNEIKSLVPGIDQIIIYVVAIIILLVRPRGLMGRKGVMED; this is translated from the coding sequence ATGGACGCAATCCTATTGCAAATCTTGAACGGGCTCGACAAGGGCTCTGCCTATGCGCTGATCGCGCTGGGACTGACACTTATCTTTGGCACGCTTGGCGTGGTGAACTTTGCCCACGGGGCCTTGTTCATGATCGGCGCCTTCTGCGCCGTCACCGTACAACGGATCTTCAACATCAGCTATGAAACCGTAGACGAAAGCCAGACCGACTTTCTTGGCAATGCCCTGGTCGTCAAGACCCCCTATATCGAATCCTGGTTCGGCCCTCAAATGGGTGGGGCCATCATCGACTGGGCGGTGCCTTTGGCAATCCTGTTTACTGTCCCGATCATGATCTTCGTTGGCTATGCGATGGAGCGCGGGCTGATCAAACACTTCTACAAACGCCCCCATGCTGACCAAATTCTGGTGACTTTCGGTCTGGCGATCGTGCTGCAGGAAGTGGTCAAATATTTTTATGGTGCCAACCCGATCCAAACCCCTGCCCCCGAAGCCCTGAGCGGTATCGTCAACCTGGGCGCCATCATTGGCATGGATATTGTCTATCCTGTCTGGCGTGTTGTGTATTTCTTCTTCTCCCTCGTGGTCATTGGCGGCATCTTCTCGTTCCTGCAATTCACCACCTTCGGTATGGTAGTGCGCGCAGGGATGGCGGACCGTGAAACCGTTGGCCTGCTGGGCATCAATATCGACAAACGGTTCACCGTCATGTTCGGTATCGCCGCCGCTGTCGCGGGCCTGGCAGGGGTAATGTATACCCCGATCAATTCGCCAAATTATCACATGGGCATGGACTTCCTTGTCCTTAGCTTTGTGGTGGTTGTTGTCGGCGGCATGGGCTCTTTGCCCGGCGCGGTACTGGCTGGCTTCATGCTTGGCATTCTTGAAAGCTTTGCCTCGATGAACGAGATCAAATCACTCGTCCCAGGTATCGACCAAATCATCATCTATGTGGTGGCAATTATCATTCTGCTTGTACGTCCACGGGGCCTGATGGGCCGCAAAGGCGTGATGGAGGACTAA
- a CDS encoding sensor histidine kinase, translating to MASLNVLVVICMAYVTLLFLVAFVADRNASRGHQAGWLRSPLIYTLSLSIYCTAWTFYGAVGYAARSGLEFITIYLGPTLVMIGWWWGLRKLVRIGRSQRVTSIADLISARYGKSNTLAICVTILAVIGVTPYIALQLQSITLSFATFAEADPARQLNETTTVFWVAAGLAMFAILFGTRNLNANERHHGVVTAVAVEAVVKLLALLAVGIFVVWGLSDGVSDTMARIDASPIGQWQVRGDRWATITFLAAAAFVCLPRMFQVMVVENEDERHLRTAAWAFPLYLLLMSLFVVPIAAIGLELLPMGSNPDLFVLTLPLSQGRDGLAVLAFLGGFSSATSMVIVAAMALSTMVSNHIVMPIWLRMQGGGASVSGDVRDVVLLSRRVSIAAIIGLGYFYYRFSGQGAALAAIGLISFAGIAQILPALVGGLFWRGATRSGALAGLTVGFVLWLFTMLLPALGGGLLPDTVLSNGVFGLSWLRPQALFGIEGLDPTVHAVMWSMTLNTAAFCIVSLATFPSPMERLQGAQFVNVFDHSVGPRSWTGQVAQSEDLMVMSQRILGAGEAQAFFQKEAARQGTHSDFPEPTPAFLERLERELSGSVGTAAAHAMVGQIAGGSSVSVEDLLAVADETAQMLEYSSQLESQSTELARTARQLRETNEKLTQISQQKDAFLSQVSHELRTPMTSIRAFSEILRDADGRSDTDNIRYASIIHDEALRLTRLLNDLLDLSVLESGQVSLNMTVGNLADVLDHAVSTALTGSEQPLKVLRHTTSETVRISSDLDRLAQVFINLIANAQKYCDAEVPEIRIEVSTKRGRLRIDFLDNGDGIPAASQQLIFEKFSRVSPEKAGGAGLGLAICREIMQRLGGDVQYLHGHPGGAFRVSLPLSAEMAA from the coding sequence ATGGCCTCTTTGAATGTGCTTGTCGTTATTTGCATGGCCTATGTCACGCTGTTGTTTCTGGTGGCATTTGTGGCCGACCGCAATGCCAGTCGGGGCCACCAAGCGGGTTGGCTTCGATCACCGCTGATTTATACGCTTTCCTTGTCAATCTATTGTACTGCCTGGACTTTTTACGGTGCGGTTGGATATGCGGCGCGGTCTGGATTGGAATTTATCACCATCTATCTGGGGCCGACTCTGGTGATGATCGGATGGTGGTGGGGCCTGCGCAAACTGGTGCGGATTGGCCGCAGCCAGCGGGTCACCTCGATCGCGGATCTTATCTCGGCACGTTATGGGAAATCCAATACTCTGGCGATCTGCGTGACCATTCTGGCAGTGATAGGGGTGACACCTTATATAGCGCTTCAGTTGCAGTCGATCACCCTGTCGTTCGCGACCTTTGCCGAGGCCGATCCGGCGCGCCAGTTGAACGAAACCACAACGGTGTTTTGGGTCGCTGCCGGGCTGGCGATGTTTGCGATCCTGTTCGGCACCCGCAATCTGAACGCAAACGAGCGTCATCACGGGGTGGTGACAGCCGTCGCGGTGGAGGCGGTGGTCAAACTGCTTGCGTTGCTGGCAGTGGGTATATTTGTGGTTTGGGGGCTGTCTGACGGGGTCAGCGATACTATGGCGCGCATTGATGCCTCGCCGATTGGTCAATGGCAGGTTCGTGGTGATCGCTGGGCCACAATAACATTTCTGGCGGCGGCGGCCTTTGTCTGCCTGCCCCGGATGTTTCAGGTGATGGTGGTCGAAAACGAGGATGAGCGGCATCTGCGCACCGCGGCCTGGGCCTTTCCGTTGTATCTGCTGCTGATGAGCCTTTTTGTGGTGCCAATTGCCGCCATCGGCTTGGAACTGCTGCCAATGGGGTCAAACCCGGATCTGTTTGTGCTGACCCTGCCGCTGAGCCAGGGGCGCGATGGGCTTGCGGTATTGGCCTTTCTGGGTGGTTTTTCCTCGGCTACTTCGATGGTGATTGTCGCGGCAATGGCCCTGTCGACGATGGTGTCGAACCATATCGTGATGCCAATCTGGTTGCGAATGCAGGGCGGTGGAGCCTCGGTTTCAGGGGACGTTCGCGATGTTGTCCTGCTGTCACGCCGGGTGTCTATCGCCGCGATTATCGGGCTTGGGTATTTCTATTACAGGTTCTCCGGACAGGGCGCGGCACTGGCTGCTATTGGCTTGATTTCCTTTGCTGGCATTGCCCAGATCCTGCCCGCCCTGGTCGGTGGCTTGTTCTGGCGTGGCGCTACCAGATCAGGGGCCTTGGCAGGACTGACAGTGGGCTTTGTGTTATGGCTGTTCACCATGCTTTTACCCGCCTTAGGCGGGGGGCTGCTGCCGGACACGGTTCTGAGCAACGGCGTTTTTGGCCTGTCATGGCTGCGACCACAGGCCCTGTTCGGCATCGAGGGGCTGGATCCGACCGTGCATGCGGTGATGTGGTCGATGACGCTGAACACTGCGGCGTTTTGCATTGTGTCGCTGGCCACATTTCCCAGTCCGATGGAACGGCTGCAAGGCGCCCAGTTTGTGAATGTTTTTGATCATTCAGTCGGGCCGCGCAGTTGGACCGGTCAGGTGGCCCAAAGTGAGGACCTGATGGTGATGTCCCAGCGTATCCTTGGGGCGGGTGAGGCGCAGGCTTTTTTCCAAAAGGAGGCGGCCCGGCAGGGAACACACAGTGATTTTCCGGAACCAACCCCGGCGTTCCTGGAACGGCTAGAGCGAGAGCTAAGCGGCTCGGTTGGCACCGCAGCCGCGCATGCGATGGTTGGGCAGATTGCAGGTGGATCGTCCGTCTCAGTGGAGGATTTGCTGGCTGTGGCCGATGAAACGGCACAGATGCTGGAATATTCGAGCCAGCTGGAATCCCAATCGACCGAATTGGCACGTACCGCCCGGCAACTGCGTGAAACAAATGAGAAATTAACGCAGATTTCACAACAGAAAGATGCATTCTTAAGTCAGGTGAGCCACGAATTACGCACTCCGATGACCTCTATCCGCGCGTTTTCGGAAATCTTGCGCGATGCGGATGGGCGGAGCGACACAGATAATATACGCTACGCCAGCATCATTCATGATGAGGCCCTGCGGTTGACCCGATTGCTGAATGACCTGTTGGATCTCAGTGTGCTGGAAAGTGGCCAAGTGAGCCTGAATATGACGGTCGGGAATTTGGCCGATGTTTTGGATCATGCTGTGTCGACTGCGCTGACCGGATCCGAGCAACCGTTGAAGGTGCTGCGCCATACCACAAGCGAAACAGTGCGAATTTCATCGGATCTGGACCGGCTGGCGCAGGTTTTTATCAACCTGATTGCGAATGCACAAAAATATTGCGATGCAGAGGTTCCGGAAATTCGTATCGAAGTGTCCACCAAACGAGGGCGGTTGCGGATCGATTTTCTGGATAACGGCGATGGAATTCCGGCGGCCTCGCAGCAACTTATTTTTGAGAAATTCTCAAGGGTTAGCCCTGAGAAAGCGGGCGGTGCGGGCCTTGGCTTGGCGATTTGTCGCGAGATCATGCAGCGGCTGGGTGGAGATGTGCAATATCTGCACGGACATCCAGGCGGGGCGTTCCGGGTTTCTTTGCCTTTGAGTGCGGAAATGGCTGCATAA
- a CDS encoding helix-turn-helix domain-containing protein encodes MARDTLTGSRIRERRLFLDLRQAALARQVGISASYLNLIEHNRRRIGGKLLVDIAKALGVEPSMLTEGAEVALISALREAAADSGKPVAELDHADEFAGRFPGWAEVLAGEHRRVASLERTVQVLSDRLTHDPDLAASLHEVLSTAAAIRSTASILAETGELEQEWRDRFHRNLNEDSRRLAESSKSLVNFLDQSNTGSVRRGVPQEEVEAFFTAYDYHFSALEQGQASPEDLVKGASELQSDTARSTALGALQQYRADAEKMPLAELARSLSRGFDPAGLAAEFNCDLSQVLRRLAALPEDVLGQASGLVICDASGAVLLRKPIAGFALPRFGASCPLWPLYAALARPMVPVRRQVVQHGRHAVGFECLAVAWPQTPPDFDRDPVYRAVMLILPLAELPATPLAVGSSCRVCAGQDCAARREPSILDEEF; translated from the coding sequence ATGGCGCGTGATACCCTTACAGGCAGTCGAATCCGCGAACGCAGGCTGTTTCTTGACTTGCGGCAAGCAGCTTTGGCACGGCAGGTCGGCATTTCAGCCTCATACCTAAATCTGATCGAACACAATCGACGCAGAATTGGTGGTAAGCTTTTGGTTGATATTGCCAAAGCCCTGGGCGTCGAGCCGTCGATGCTGACGGAAGGTGCCGAGGTGGCCCTGATCTCGGCACTGCGCGAGGCGGCTGCAGATTCGGGGAAACCGGTTGCCGAGTTGGATCATGCGGACGAGTTTGCCGGGCGGTTTCCGGGCTGGGCCGAAGTGCTGGCCGGTGAACATCGCCGGGTGGCCTCGTTAGAGCGGACGGTGCAGGTGTTGTCGGACCGGCTAACCCACGACCCTGATCTTGCGGCCTCTTTACACGAAGTTCTGTCGACCGCGGCCGCTATTCGCTCGACCGCGTCGATTCTGGCTGAAACCGGCGAACTGGAGCAGGAATGGCGGGACCGGTTTCACCGAAACCTAAACGAAGACTCGCGGCGGTTGGCTGAAAGCAGCAAGTCCTTGGTGAACTTTCTGGATCAAAGCAACACCGGATCGGTCCGTCGGGGTGTACCTCAGGAAGAGGTGGAGGCGTTTTTCACCGCGTATGACTATCATTTTAGCGCGCTGGAGCAGGGCCAGGCGTCGCCCGAAGATCTAGTGAAAGGCGCGTCCGAATTGCAAAGTGATACCGCGCGCAGCACGGCCCTTGGCGCGCTGCAACAATACCGGGCCGATGCCGAAAAGATGCCACTGGCAGAACTGGCACGGTCGTTGAGCCGTGGTTTTGACCCGGCAGGACTAGCGGCGGAATTCAACTGCGACCTGTCTCAGGTGTTGCGCCGTCTTGCTGCCTTGCCCGAAGACGTTCTGGGGCAGGCATCGGGGCTGGTGATCTGTGACGCATCTGGGGCGGTTTTGCTGCGCAAACCCATTGCCGGATTTGCATTACCCCGGTTCGGCGCATCCTGTCCGCTGTGGCCGCTCTACGCGGCGCTTGCGCGGCCTATGGTCCCGGTGCGGCGGCAGGTGGTCCAACATGGGCGTCATGCAGTGGGATTTGAGTGTTTGGCGGTTGCCTGGCCCCAGACGCCGCCTGATTTTGACCGCGACCCGGTATATCGTGCGGTGATGTTGATCTTGCCACTGGCAGAGCTTCCTGCGACGCCATTGGCCGTAGGATCCAGTTGTCGGGTCTGCGCGGGTCAGGATTGTGCAGCGCGACGCGAACCCTCTATTTTGGATGAAGAGTTTTGA
- a CDS encoding substrate-binding protein codes for MSNSKFTRRGMLKTGAIAGAGVALPTIFTASSAAAYTNEPTGSTVTLGFNVPQTGPYADEGADELRAYQLAVEHLNGEGDGGMMNTFSSNELQGNGILGKKVEFVTGDTQTKSDAARASAKSMIEKDGAVMITGGSSSGVAIAVQGLCQEAGVIFMAGLTHSNDTTGKDKKANGFRHFFNGYMSAAALAPVLKNLYGTDRNAYHLTADYTWGWTQEESIAAATEAMGWNTVNKVRTPLASTDFSSYIAPVLNSGADVLVLNHYGGNMVNSLTNAVQFGLREKVVNGKQFEIVVPLYSRLMAKGAGANVKGIHGSTNWHWSLQDDASKAFVKSFGTKYGFPPSQAAHTVYCQTLLYADAASRAGTFNPCGIAEALEGFEFDGLGNGKTLYRAGDHQCFKDVLVVRGKENPTSEFDLLEVVEVTPAAQVTYPIDHPMFAGGALGTCNAG; via the coding sequence ATGTCCAATTCGAAATTTACTCGTCGTGGTATGCTGAAAACCGGTGCTATCGCCGGTGCCGGTGTTGCACTTCCGACGATTTTCACCGCGTCTTCAGCCGCGGCTTATACCAATGAACCCACTGGCAGCACTGTCACGCTGGGCTTCAACGTACCCCAAACCGGCCCCTACGCTGACGAAGGCGCCGACGAATTGCGCGCCTATCAGCTGGCCGTCGAACACCTGAACGGTGAAGGCGATGGCGGCATGATGAACACCTTCAGCTCCAACGAGCTGCAGGGCAATGGTATTCTGGGCAAAAAGGTCGAGTTCGTTACTGGCGACACGCAGACCAAATCTGACGCTGCACGGGCATCGGCCAAGTCGATGATCGAAAAAGACGGCGCAGTTATGATCACCGGCGGCTCAAGCTCGGGTGTTGCCATCGCTGTTCAAGGTCTGTGTCAGGAAGCTGGCGTGATCTTCATGGCTGGCCTGACCCACTCGAACGACACCACCGGTAAAGACAAGAAAGCCAACGGCTTCCGTCACTTCTTTAACGGTTACATGTCTGCTGCGGCGCTGGCGCCTGTGCTTAAGAACCTCTATGGCACCGACCGTAACGCTTACCACCTGACAGCTGACTACACTTGGGGCTGGACGCAGGAAGAATCGATCGCAGCCGCAACCGAAGCCATGGGCTGGAACACAGTCAACAAGGTGCGCACACCGCTCGCCTCGACCGACTTCTCGTCCTATATCGCTCCAGTTCTGAACTCGGGCGCCGATGTTCTGGTTCTGAACCACTACGGCGGCAACATGGTGAACTCGCTGACCAACGCTGTTCAGTTTGGTCTGCGTGAAAAAGTCGTCAACGGCAAGCAGTTCGAAATCGTTGTTCCACTGTACTCGCGTCTGATGGCCAAGGGTGCTGGTGCCAACGTTAAAGGCATCCACGGTTCCACCAACTGGCACTGGTCGCTGCAGGATGATGCTTCCAAGGCATTCGTTAAATCCTTCGGCACCAAATACGGTTTTCCACCGTCGCAGGCGGCGCACACCGTTTACTGTCAGACACTGCTGTATGCTGATGCTGCCTCACGCGCAGGTACCTTCAACCCATGTGGCATTGCCGAAGCTCTCGAAGGCTTTGAGTTCGACGGTCTGGGCAACGGTAAAACACTGTACCGTGCCGGCGATCACCAGTGCTTCAAAGACGTGCTGGTTGTGCGCGGTAAAGAAAACCCAACCTCGGAATTCGACCTTCTTGAAGTTGTCGAAGTTACTCCGGCGGCTCAGGTTACTTACCCGATCGATCACCCGATGTTTGCAGGCGGTGCCCTGGGCACTTGTAACGCAGGCTAA